One genomic segment of Clostridium saccharoperbutylacetonicum N1-4(HMT) includes these proteins:
- the gatA gene encoding Asp-tRNA(Asn)/Glu-tRNA(Gln) amidotransferase subunit GatA, translating to MQMNIKDMVEKIKTGELTSEALVQSYIDEITKTEPTVNAFLTLTCDEAITKAREIDAKIKAGEKLGRLAGIPIAIKDNICTEGVNTTCASKMLEDFVPPYDATVVKKLLAEDAIIIGKANMDEFAMGSSNENSAFKKTLNPRDITRVPGGSSGGSAAAVAAKMAPISLGSDTGGSIRQPAAFCGVVGLKPTYGLVSRFGLIAFGSSLDQIGPFSNSVEDSAYILNIIAGTDLYDSTSFRDLKEIDYTATLKDGVKGMKIGVPEEFFGEGLDEEIKASVKDSLEKLKELGAEVETFSLPIIKDGLAAYYIISSAEASTNLDRYDGIRYGYKSENYTNVDELMENSRTEAFGPEVKRRIMLGTYALASGYYDAYYKKADSFRQKLRYDLKKTFQKYDLIVGPVSPVLPFKIGEKNSDPLAMYLADVYTINVNLAGNPAISIPAGKSKEGLPIGIQLMGDMLSEETIFKAAYSLEQALAVEL from the coding sequence ATGCAAATGAACATTAAAGACATGGTAGAAAAAATTAAAACTGGAGAATTAACTAGTGAAGCACTAGTTCAATCATATATTGATGAAATTACTAAAACAGAACCAACAGTAAATGCATTCTTAACATTAACTTGTGATGAAGCAATTACTAAAGCTAGAGAAATTGATGCAAAAATTAAAGCTGGAGAAAAATTAGGAAGACTTGCAGGTATTCCAATTGCAATAAAAGATAATATTTGTACTGAAGGTGTAAATACAACTTGTGCATCAAAAATGCTTGAAGATTTTGTTCCTCCATACGATGCTACAGTAGTAAAAAAATTACTAGCTGAAGATGCAATAATTATTGGAAAGGCAAATATGGATGAATTTGCCATGGGGTCTTCAAATGAAAATTCAGCATTTAAGAAGACTTTAAATCCTAGAGATATTACTAGAGTTCCAGGAGGCTCATCTGGTGGTTCAGCTGCTGCAGTTGCAGCAAAAATGGCTCCAATATCTCTTGGTTCAGATACAGGTGGTTCAATCAGACAACCAGCAGCCTTCTGTGGAGTCGTTGGATTAAAACCAACATATGGCTTAGTATCTAGATTTGGCCTAATTGCCTTTGGTTCATCTCTTGATCAAATAGGACCATTTTCTAACTCAGTTGAAGATAGTGCTTATATATTAAATATAATTGCTGGAACAGATTTATACGATTCAACAAGCTTTAGGGATTTAAAAGAAATTGATTATACAGCTACGCTAAAGGATGGAGTAAAGGGAATGAAAATCGGTGTTCCTGAAGAATTCTTTGGAGAAGGCTTAGATGAAGAAATAAAAGCTTCAGTTAAGGATAGCTTAGAAAAATTAAAAGAACTTGGAGCAGAAGTTGAAACATTTTCTCTTCCAATAATTAAAGATGGCTTGGCTGCGTACTATATAATATCTTCTGCAGAAGCTAGTACAAATTTAGATAGATATGATGGTATTAGATATGGATATAAATCTGAAAATTATACTAATGTAGATGAATTAATGGAAAACTCAAGAACAGAAGCTTTTGGACCAGAAGTTAAAAGAAGAATTATGCTTGGTACTTATGCATTAGCATCTGGATATTACGATGCATATTATAAAAAGGCAGATTCCTTTAGACAAAAACTTAGATATGATCTTAAGAAAACTTTCCAAAAATATGATTTAATTGTAGGACCAGTTTCTCCAGTTCTTCCTTTTAAAATTGGTGAGAAGAATTCTGATCCACTAGCAATGTATTTGGCTGACGTATACACTATAAATGTTAATTTAGCAGGAAATCCAGCAATATCTATTCCAGCAGGAAAGAGCAAAGAAGGCTTACCAATTGGAATTCAATTAATGGGTGATATGTTAAGTGAAGAAACAATATTCAAAGCTGCTTATAGCTTAGAACAAGCTTTAGCTGTTGAGTTATAG
- a CDS encoding M15 family metallopeptidase, translating to MIKKLIIFLICFLIIFNIPIISKASVNKPYEIEMKQDLLILMLAYPENISGVEKKSNDEVYLVMKSGKKIRYDDKRQKNHEEKLSDPDLQDMLEQYYPFEKTNEIMDKSFDPGRARNYALLSEVYGSSKTAIQKNLTNIKCGYTNYQFNSKNNANKALEESLKELISLARNRNDIASIIYPASGTFNYRVISGTGRLSPHSYGIAIDLKSDRKDYWKWSSIEDGKKRLAEYPKELVDVFEKNNFVWGGKWGHFDILHFEYRPEIILKARYFGNWDNESDWYKGVPIDENTSKYIELIDNTLK from the coding sequence ATGATAAAAAAATTAATTATTTTTTTAATATGCTTTTTAATTATTTTTAATATCCCAATAATCTCAAAAGCATCAGTAAACAAACCTTATGAAATTGAAATGAAACAAGATTTGTTAATCCTTATGCTTGCATACCCTGAAAATATTTCTGGAGTTGAGAAAAAAAGTAATGATGAAGTTTACTTAGTTATGAAATCAGGTAAGAAAATTAGATATGATGATAAAAGACAAAAGAACCATGAAGAAAAATTATCCGATCCAGATCTTCAAGATATGCTAGAACAATATTATCCTTTTGAAAAGACAAATGAAATAATGGATAAAAGCTTTGATCCAGGTAGGGCCAGAAATTATGCACTTCTAAGTGAAGTTTATGGAAGCTCAAAAACAGCTATTCAAAAAAATTTAACTAATATTAAATGTGGATATACAAATTATCAATTCAATAGTAAAAATAATGCAAATAAAGCTTTAGAAGAATCCTTAAAAGAATTAATATCTTTAGCAAGAAATAGAAATGATATAGCAAGTATTATTTATCCTGCAAGTGGCACTTTTAATTATAGAGTTATATCTGGAACTGGCAGATTAAGTCCTCATTCCTACGGTATTGCAATTGATTTAAAAAGTGATAGAAAAGATTACTGGAAGTGGAGTTCAATTGAAGATGGTAAAAAAAGATTAGCAGAGTATCCTAAAGAATTAGTAGATGTTTTTGAAAAAAATAATTTTGTTTGGGGTGGAAAATGGGGACATTTTGATATTTTACATTTTGAATATAGACCTGAAATAATATTGAAGGCAAGATATTTTGGAAATTGGGATAATGAAAGTGATTGGTATAAAGGAGTCCCTATTGATGAAAACACTAGTAAATATATTGAACTTATTGATAATACATTAAAGTAA
- the aspS gene encoding aspartate--tRNA(Asn) ligase: MKRVFIKDLVVKGEETVLLKGWVHKIRDLSHVSFILLRDKSGIIQLVCTKEQIKGLRLENSIEVTGIVRANEKAPKGLEIEVSTIEMTGKVYYDKLPFEVQSFKEKASLETQLDFRTISLRIPKKKAIFKVQNEIEDAFRKFFKGNDFEEIHTPKITHSGTEGGSEMFTVNYFNRRAFLSQSPQFWKQMMVGAGFERVFEVGYAYRAELHNTWRHLNEYVSLDVEMGFIKDETDLMDMEENFIRYLYKHLKETCSDELKLFNVELPEEISIPRIPLAKAQEILLTEYNKKSPVGNIDNEGEALFHKYVKEKYNSDYVFLTEYPTAKRPMYAMEREEDPEMTKSFDLIFKGVEITTGGQRIHDYEMLKAKMERLGLKLEDFAFYLDTFKYGMPPHGGFAIGLERITMQILNLGNIREASLFPRDMKRLTP, from the coding sequence ATGAAGAGAGTATTTATTAAAGATTTAGTTGTAAAAGGTGAAGAAACAGTATTACTTAAAGGATGGGTTCATAAAATTCGTGATCTTTCTCATGTCTCATTTATATTACTAAGAGATAAATCAGGAATAATTCAACTTGTTTGTACTAAAGAACAAATTAAGGGGCTAAGACTTGAAAATTCAATTGAAGTAACTGGTATTGTTAGAGCAAATGAAAAAGCGCCTAAGGGTCTTGAAATAGAAGTTTCAACTATTGAAATGACTGGAAAAGTTTATTATGATAAACTACCATTTGAAGTTCAAAGTTTTAAAGAAAAAGCATCTCTCGAAACTCAATTAGACTTTAGAACTATAAGCCTTAGAATTCCTAAAAAGAAGGCCATCTTTAAAGTTCAAAATGAAATAGAAGACGCTTTTAGAAAATTCTTTAAAGGGAATGACTTTGAAGAAATTCATACACCAAAAATAACACATTCAGGAACAGAAGGTGGTTCTGAAATGTTTACTGTTAACTATTTTAACAGAAGAGCATTCTTATCACAAAGTCCTCAATTTTGGAAACAAATGATGGTTGGAGCAGGTTTTGAAAGAGTTTTTGAAGTAGGTTATGCATACAGAGCTGAGCTTCATAACACATGGAGGCATTTAAATGAATATGTAAGTTTAGATGTTGAGATGGGCTTTATTAAAGATGAGACTGATTTAATGGATATGGAAGAAAACTTTATAAGATATTTATACAAACATCTAAAGGAAACCTGCAGTGATGAATTAAAATTATTTAATGTTGAATTGCCAGAAGAAATTAGTATTCCAAGAATCCCACTTGCAAAGGCTCAAGAGATTTTATTAACTGAATATAATAAAAAATCTCCAGTTGGAAATATTGATAATGAAGGAGAAGCATTATTTCACAAATATGTTAAAGAAAAATACAATAGTGACTACGTATTTTTAACAGAATACCCAACTGCTAAAAGACCAATGTATGCAATGGAACGTGAAGAAGATCCAGAAATGACAAAGAGCTTTGACTTAATCTTTAAAGGTGTTGAAATAACAACTGGTGGACAAAGAATCCATGATTATGAAATGTTAAAAGCTAAAATGGAAAGATTAGGATTAAAACTTGAAGATTTTGCTTTCTATTTAGATACATTCAAATATGGAATGCCACCACATGGAGGCTTTGCAATAGGTCTTGAAAGAATTACAATGCAAATTCTAAATCTTGGTAATATCAGAGAAGCATCATTATTCCCAAGAGATATGAAGAGATTAACTCCATAG
- a CDS encoding GNAT family N-acetyltransferase yields the protein MNTIILNKKDGNSVEAELKLLDLSYLDEIMKLQSDIYEGMDNKEFYSCTTRDEFEETLKETGKIIGCITLEDSKLIAIGVYVQYGYNEHNYGYDINIKGEELLRVGQLESSLVLKDYRGNRLQKIICTYLEKIAKDTGMKWLCATVEPNNKYSLNSVKELGYKVMVEKLKYGGLNRYVLMKEL from the coding sequence ATGAATACTATAATATTAAACAAAAAAGATGGAAACAGTGTTGAAGCTGAATTAAAATTATTAGATTTAAGTTATCTTGATGAAATTATGAAACTTCAATCTGATATTTATGAAGGGATGGACAATAAGGAATTCTATTCTTGTACAACAAGAGATGAATTTGAAGAAACACTAAAAGAAACAGGAAAAATCATAGGCTGCATTACTTTAGAAGATAGCAAACTGATTGCTATAGGAGTTTATGTTCAATACGGATATAATGAGCATAATTATGGATATGATATTAATATTAAAGGTGAAGAGCTTCTAAGAGTTGGGCAACTTGAATCTTCTTTAGTTTTAAAAGATTATAGAGGTAACAGACTTCAAAAAATTATTTGTACATATCTAGAGAAAATTGCTAAGGATACGGGGATGAAGTGGCTTTGTGCTACAGTTGAACCTAATAATAAGTATAGTTTAAATTCAGTTAAAGAACTCGGCTATAAGGTAATGGTAGAGAAACTAAAATATGGCGGGCTTAATAGATATGTATTAATGAAAGAGTTATAG
- the gatB gene encoding Asp-tRNA(Asn)/Glu-tRNA(Gln) amidotransferase subunit GatB yields the protein MNFETVIGLEIHAELKSKTKIFCSCSTKFGAEPNANTCPICTGVPGTLPVLNEEVVNLAIKAGTALGCTINKYNKMDRKNYFYPDLPKNYQTSQFDIPICSGGLVEFEYEGKQIKVRLNRIHIEEDAGKLVHVEGEPISLIDYNRVGVPLAEIVTEPDMRSVGEAVAFMKKLKAILEYGEISDCRMEQGSLRCDANISLRPVGQKEYGTRVELKNINSFRELQKALEKEERRQRELYTYGEGHKIVQETRRWDAAKGKTISMRTKEEADDYRYVVEPDLPPIIIYNEQIEEMKNKLPEMPDQKRERFLTSYELSEKEVEILIGDKGLATFFEKVVSLKVTPKIAANWILGDILRILNDKKIESEDMTLEAEAFAKLLKVVEEGKISNNVGREVLDEIFDKNIDPMKIIEEKGLMQISSTDELEKIVDEVIANNPQSVEDFKAGKTQSAGFLMGQVMKLSKGKANPKVAKELVDKKLSEL from the coding sequence ATGAATTTTGAAACAGTAATAGGACTTGAAATACATGCAGAATTAAAATCAAAAACAAAGATTTTTTGTTCTTGCTCAACTAAATTTGGAGCAGAACCTAATGCTAATACATGCCCAATTTGTACAGGGGTACCTGGAACACTACCTGTGCTTAATGAAGAAGTAGTTAATTTAGCTATAAAAGCAGGAACAGCACTTGGATGTACTATAAACAAATACAATAAGATGGATAGAAAAAATTATTTTTACCCTGATCTTCCTAAAAACTATCAAACTTCACAATTTGATATACCAATTTGTTCAGGCGGCTTGGTTGAATTTGAATATGAGGGAAAACAAATAAAAGTAAGATTAAATAGAATACATATTGAAGAAGATGCTGGTAAGTTAGTCCATGTTGAAGGTGAACCTATATCATTGATTGATTACAATAGAGTTGGTGTGCCTCTAGCGGAAATAGTTACAGAACCAGATATGAGAAGTGTTGGTGAAGCTGTAGCCTTTATGAAAAAACTAAAAGCAATATTAGAATATGGAGAAATTTCGGATTGTCGTATGGAACAAGGTTCTTTAAGATGTGATGCTAATATTTCTTTAAGACCTGTTGGACAAAAAGAATATGGAACTAGGGTTGAACTTAAAAATATAAACTCTTTTAGAGAACTTCAAAAAGCTTTAGAAAAAGAAGAGAGAAGACAAAGAGAACTTTATACTTATGGTGAAGGTCATAAAATAGTTCAAGAAACTAGAAGATGGGATGCAGCAAAAGGTAAGACAATATCAATGAGAACAAAAGAAGAAGCAGATGATTATAGATATGTGGTTGAACCAGATTTACCACCTATAATAATCTATAATGAGCAAATTGAAGAAATGAAAAACAAATTACCTGAAATGCCTGATCAAAAGAGAGAAAGATTTTTAACTTCTTATGAATTATCAGAAAAAGAAGTTGAAATTTTAATAGGTGACAAAGGCCTTGCTACCTTCTTTGAAAAAGTTGTTTCATTAAAGGTTACTCCTAAAATAGCTGCGAACTGGATTCTAGGAGATATCTTAAGAATACTAAATGATAAAAAAATTGAATCTGAAGATATGACATTAGAAGCAGAAGCCTTTGCAAAACTTCTAAAAGTAGTTGAAGAAGGAAAAATAAGCAATAATGTTGGAAGAGAAGTTCTAGATGAAATTTTCGATAAAAATATAGATCCAATGAAAATTATTGAAGAAAAAGGATTAATGCAAATAAGCTCAACTGATGAGTTAGAAAAAATTGTTGATGAAGTAATTGCAAACAATCCTCAATCAGTAGAGGACTTTAAAGCAGGTAAAACACAAAGTGCTGGTTTCTTAATGGGGCAAGTAATGAAATTATCAAAAGGTAAAGCAAATCCAAAGGTTGCAAAAGAGCTTGTTGATAAAAAATTAAGTGAGTTATAA
- a CDS encoding MDR family MFS transporter: MNKKNQGTNFISIIAILVASAFVATFNETILNVALSSIMKDMNVSAGTVQWLVTAYMTVAAVMVPVTAFLIQSFKTRKLFLCAMGLLLIGTICAAFSNSFAMLLISRMIQSSGTGMIIPIMTNTILLVAPKEKLGISMAICVPAILLGPAFGPTVSGIILQYFSWHALFIMLIPIVAIIIILGSLFVVNVGELTKPKMDYLSIILSTIGVGTLIYAISSISEGNIKITLINFIIGIICLTIFIKRQNTLKEPMLNLSPFKYSKFIMGTILVMIAMMVTFTMSIMLPMYMEGALGKSSSVAGLALLPAVICAGLAAPVGGKIYDKFGVKFLIPLGTGIVTIFVFLISLSKIDTSLVHLVIIYICMSLGVGLFMSPAQTHGLNQLPKEYYPHGVAIMNTVQQISAAIGSSLFIGIMSAAQINALEVHHVTNEVAIATGFSTSTMVVCGFAFVGLILSLFFGRNKSEVEAKDKVEYTSV, encoded by the coding sequence ATGAATAAAAAAAATCAAGGAACAAATTTTATCAGTATTATTGCTATATTAGTGGCTAGTGCCTTTGTTGCAACTTTTAATGAAACTATACTTAATGTAGCATTATCTTCAATTATGAAAGACATGAATGTATCCGCTGGAACAGTTCAATGGCTTGTTACAGCTTATATGACAGTAGCAGCAGTAATGGTACCTGTCACTGCTTTTCTTATTCAATCATTTAAAACAAGAAAATTATTTTTGTGTGCAATGGGATTATTGCTTATCGGAACGATATGTGCGGCATTTTCAAATTCTTTTGCTATGTTATTAATTTCAAGAATGATACAATCATCAGGTACTGGAATGATAATACCAATTATGACAAATACCATATTATTAGTAGCGCCAAAAGAAAAACTAGGAATATCAATGGCAATTTGTGTGCCAGCAATTTTACTTGGCCCTGCATTTGGTCCAACGGTATCAGGAATTATATTACAATATTTTAGCTGGCATGCATTATTTATAATGTTAATACCAATTGTAGCTATAATTATTATTCTAGGTTCACTATTCGTAGTAAATGTTGGAGAATTAACTAAGCCTAAGATGGATTATTTATCTATTATTTTATCAACAATTGGAGTTGGAACATTAATATATGCTATAAGCAGTATAAGTGAAGGGAATATTAAGATAACTTTAATAAACTTTATAATTGGGATTATTTGTTTGACAATATTTATAAAACGACAAAATACTTTAAAAGAACCAATGTTGAATTTATCTCCATTTAAATATTCAAAGTTTATAATGGGAACAATTTTAGTAATGATAGCAATGATGGTTACTTTTACTATGAGTATAATGTTACCAATGTATATGGAAGGAGCTCTTGGAAAATCAAGTTCTGTAGCAGGGTTAGCATTATTACCAGCTGTAATTTGTGCTGGACTTGCAGCACCTGTAGGAGGAAAAATTTACGATAAATTTGGGGTGAAGTTTTTAATACCATTAGGAACAGGAATAGTAACTATCTTTGTATTTTTAATATCGTTATCTAAAATCGATACATCTTTAGTACATTTAGTAATAATCTATATATGCATGAGTCTAGGAGTTGGACTATTTATGTCTCCTGCTCAAACTCATGGATTGAATCAATTGCCAAAAGAATATTATCCTCATGGAGTAGCAATAATGAATACAGTTCAACAAATTTCTGCCGCTATAGGATCATCGCTTTTTATTGGAATAATGTCAGCAGCTCAAATTAATGCATTAGAAGTGCACCACGTAACCAATGAAGTTGCAATAGCAACTGGATTTTCAACTTCAACAATGGTAGTTTGTGGATTTGCATTTGTTGGATTAATTTTATCTTTATTCTTCGGGCGAAATAAATCAGAAGTAGAAGCAAAGGATAAAGTTGAGTACACATCTGTATAG
- the gatC gene encoding Asp-tRNA(Asn)/Glu-tRNA(Gln) amidotransferase subunit GatC — translation MKVSIDEVKYIAKLSKLKFSDEEAAKFASEFESILENFQYLNELDLEVKEEINDKAELKPVVRKDEVKTFECKDLFRNVKDMQETYLKVPKIIE, via the coding sequence ATGAAAGTTAGTATTGATGAAGTAAAATATATAGCAAAGCTCTCTAAATTAAAATTTTCTGATGAAGAAGCAGCAAAATTTGCTAGTGAATTTGAAAGTATTTTAGAAAATTTTCAATATTTAAATGAACTTGATTTAGAAGTTAAAGAAGAAATAAATGATAAAGCTGAATTAAAGCCTGTAGTCAGAAAAGATGAAGTTAAGACTTTTGAATGCAAAGACTTATTTAGAAATGTTAAAGATATGCAAGAAACATATCTTAAAGTACCAAAGATTATTGAATAG
- a CDS encoding amidase domain-containing protein, giving the protein MQLSKNKKLLFLIKAIIVALLLSLININSKMVFAEHIITKDEAKSIAENIFLIKNKAILDKDLDSIKKLYATDTRYGQWAYEYEEKKVKYINNWAEKQGVKFIDIIPKIVVKKSNVCSEKCSFSILCNMEYRYVYPDKPEQINSSRIGTYHSFQLTQRDNNWIITKEWYTDPFADSLSLETIKVDTIKEFIKNQPPRDLSTISERRKCSKEYAEKYCGAATIEEHGFKYNKKYRDFNPEGGDCANFASQILFEGGKFKKNSTWNYDKGSATGPWVNAGKFTYYMINSGRASVIAKGSYDKVYKESYKLQPGDFIAYEKKGDITHVSVVTGADSKGYTLVTCHNTDRNNVPWDLGWSDKRIKFWLVKVKY; this is encoded by the coding sequence ATGCAGCTTTCTAAAAACAAAAAGCTCTTGTTTTTAATAAAAGCTATTATAGTAGCTTTACTATTATCTTTAATTAACATTAATAGTAAAATGGTTTTTGCCGAGCATATTATTACTAAAGATGAAGCTAAAAGCATTGCAGAGAATATTTTCTTAATAAAAAATAAAGCAATACTAGATAAAGATCTGGATTCAATAAAAAAATTATATGCTACAGATACAAGGTATGGCCAATGGGCATATGAATATGAGGAAAAGAAAGTTAAATATATTAATAATTGGGCTGAAAAACAAGGAGTAAAATTTATTGATATTATTCCTAAAATAGTGGTAAAGAAATCAAATGTTTGTAGTGAAAAATGTTCTTTTAGTATATTATGTAATATGGAATATAGATATGTCTATCCAGATAAGCCAGAACAAATAAATAGTTCAAGAATAGGGACATATCATTCATTTCAATTAACCCAAAGAGATAATAATTGGATAATAACAAAGGAATGGTACACAGATCCATTTGCAGATTCCTTAAGTTTAGAAACCATTAAGGTAGATACAATTAAGGAGTTCATAAAAAATCAACCTCCAAGAGATTTAAGTACAATAAGTGAAAGAAGAAAATGTTCAAAGGAATATGCAGAAAAATATTGTGGCGCAGCAACTATTGAAGAGCATGGATTTAAATATAATAAAAAGTATAGAGATTTTAATCCAGAAGGTGGTGACTGTGCTAATTTTGCATCTCAAATTCTCTTTGAAGGTGGTAAATTCAAAAAAAATTCTACTTGGAATTATGATAAAGGAAGTGCTACAGGACCTTGGGTAAATGCTGGAAAATTCACTTACTATATGATAAACAGTGGAAGAGCATCCGTTATAGCAAAAGGCAGTTATGATAAAGTGTATAAGGAGTCATATAAGCTTCAGCCAGGCGATTTTATTGCTTATGAAAAAAAAGGTGATATAACTCATGTATCAGTAGTTACTGGAGCTGATTCAAAGGGATATACCCTAGTAACTTGTCATAACACAGACAGAAATAACGTACCTTGGGATTTAGGATGGAGTGACAAAAGAATAAAGTTTTGGTTAGTCAAAGTTAAATATTAA
- a CDS encoding alpha/beta fold hydrolase, with protein sequence MKYRNTKFDLKILCVFTLLIAQLFFNLNFFSATVQASEITNEIDQIYISEGDYSDKMNNIVEPYLLNKVQSGYITGDKDAKLYYEKYKVENPKGNIVLSHGYTESLIKYHELIFYFMKNGYNVFGIEHRGHGRSGSLGIADKTQVHVDDFNQYVIDFKTFIDEVVMPNNDNKKLLLYAHSMGGAIGAKFLEDYPDYFNGAILNAPMLQVNTGNIPEFLAKIIVEIQVAIGNGGKYVLGKEPYNSKYDLKTINTTSFNRFKYCYDIVDNDEELQRGGASYNWTNEAFKATEEIIKERNASKVEIPVLLFQAGQDFMVKPEGQNQFAKGAKNCKIVRIENSRHQIFGEKDEILKPYLEDVLEFYDNI encoded by the coding sequence TTGAAATATCGAAATACAAAATTCGATTTAAAGATATTGTGTGTTTTTACATTATTAATTGCACAACTATTTTTTAATCTTAATTTTTTTAGCGCAACTGTACAAGCATCTGAAATTACTAACGAAATTGATCAAATTTATATTTCAGAAGGAGATTATTCTGACAAAATGAATAATATTGTTGAGCCATATTTACTAAATAAAGTTCAAAGTGGATATATTACTGGAGATAAAGATGCTAAGTTATATTATGAAAAATATAAAGTTGAAAATCCAAAAGGTAATATAGTCTTAAGTCATGGTTATACTGAAAGCTTAATAAAATATCATGAGTTAATATTCTATTTTATGAAAAATGGATATAATGTCTTTGGAATTGAACATAGGGGACATGGTAGATCAGGTAGTCTTGGTATAGCTGATAAAACGCAAGTACATGTAGATGATTTTAATCAATATGTCATTGATTTTAAGACATTTATTGATGAAGTAGTAATGCCTAATAATGATAATAAAAAATTGTTATTATATGCTCATTCCATGGGTGGAGCTATTGGTGCAAAATTTTTAGAAGATTATCCAGATTATTTTAATGGAGCCATTTTAAATGCACCTATGCTCCAAGTTAATACAGGAAATATTCCGGAATTTCTAGCTAAAATTATAGTTGAAATACAGGTTGCTATTGGTAATGGTGGAAAGTATGTTTTAGGCAAAGAGCCATATAATTCAAAATATGATTTAAAAACAATTAATACAACGAGCTTCAATAGGTTCAAGTATTGTTATGATATTGTAGATAACGATGAAGAACTTCAAAGAGGAGGAGCTAGTTATAATTGGACAAACGAAGCTTTTAAGGCAACAGAAGAAATAATAAAAGAAAGAAATGCTTCAAAAGTTGAAATTCCTGTTTTACTATTTCAAGCTGGACAAGACTTTATGGTAAAACCAGAAGGACAAAATCAATTTGCTAAAGGAGCAAAGAATTGTAAAATTGTTAGAATTGAAAATTCGAGGCATCAAATATTTGGTGAAAAAGATGAAATTCTAAAGCCATATTTAGAAGATGTATTAGAGTTCTATGATAATATATGA